Proteins encoded in a region of the Methanofollis tationis genome:
- a CDS encoding DUF47 domain-containing protein: MGDPSKDQGKKRRLDLFGSIFPREYDFEGMLADQAGHIQVGVQTFVNWLQTRPLQNPAKLGDLEEEADRMRHDLEEKLITSFSTPFDRQDIYSISRQIDYILNYAGETAREMYAFGVEPDGPIAGMADALLAGTACVAAGVKVMNRNNAELEEQIRLARAAIHRIEDIYIMGMADLLHTNDAMAALRKREIYHHLRDAGRALRNAADIMHRTAVGLA, from the coding sequence ATGGGAGATCCATCAAAAGATCAGGGAAAAAAAAGGCGGCTGGACCTCTTCGGCTCCATCTTCCCGAGGGAATACGATTTCGAGGGCATGCTTGCCGATCAGGCGGGCCATATCCAGGTGGGCGTGCAGACGTTCGTGAACTGGCTGCAGACCCGTCCACTTCAGAACCCGGCGAAACTGGGGGATCTGGAGGAGGAGGCAGACCGGATGCGCCACGACCTGGAGGAGAAACTGATCACCTCCTTCTCCACGCCGTTCGACCGGCAGGACATCTACAGCATCTCGCGGCAGATCGACTATATCCTGAACTACGCCGGCGAGACGGCGCGGGAGATGTACGCATTCGGTGTTGAGCCCGACGGCCCGATCGCCGGGATGGCCGACGCCCTGCTCGCCGGGACTGCCTGTGTCGCCGCCGGCGTTAAGGTGATGAACCGGAACAACGCCGAACTGGAGGAGCAGATCAGGCTGGCCCGCGCGGCGATACACCGGATCGAGGACATCTACATCATGGGCATGGCCGACCTGCTGCACACGAACGACGCGATGGCGGCCCTGCGGAAACGGGAGATCTACCACCACCTCAGGGACGCCGGGCGGGCGCTGCGAAACGCGGCCGATATCATGCACCGGACGGCGGTCGGGCTGGCGTGA
- a CDS encoding PDDEXK nuclease domain-containing protein: MTGKRDLTARAPSTTPSASPVLLEDLRKIIEETRQGVAATVNAALTLLYWRVGRRINDEILKGERAEYGEQIISTLSGKLMEEYGKGFSEKSLRHMLRFAEAFPDEQIVSALMRQLSWTHFLSIIYLPDPLQRDFYAEMCRIEGWSTRVLRQKIASMLYERTALSRKPEELARTELDALRDKDRLTPDLVFRDPYFLDFLGLTGAFQEKDLEAAILREIETFILELGIGFTFVARQKRITVDGDDFYIDLLFFHRRLRRLVAVELKLDTFRPEHKGQMEFYLRWLDRYERQPGEDCPIGMILCAGKKQEQIELLALGNAGIHVAGYLMELPPRELLQKKLHRAIVLARERFGEGIENDRV, encoded by the coding sequence ATGACGGGCAAAAGAGACCTTACCGCGAGAGCACCATCAACCACGCCGTCAGCGTCGCCCGTCCTCCTGGAAGATCTCCGCAAGATCATCGAAGAGACGCGACAGGGCGTAGCCGCGACGGTCAACGCCGCCCTGACCCTCCTCTACTGGCGTGTCGGCAGGCGGATCAACGACGAGATCCTCAAGGGCGAACGCGCCGAATACGGCGAGCAGATTATCTCCACTCTGTCAGGAAAGTTGATGGAAGAGTACGGGAAGGGTTTTTCGGAAAAAAGTCTGCGTCACATGCTTCGTTTTGCCGAGGCATTTCCCGATGAACAGATTGTCTCGGCACTGATGAGACAATTGAGCTGGACTCATTTCCTCTCGATCATCTATTTGCCTGATCCTCTTCAGCGCGATTTTTATGCCGAGATGTGCCGGATTGAAGGATGGAGCACTCGCGTTCTCCGGCAGAAGATCGCCTCCATGCTCTACGAGCGCACCGCACTCTCCAGAAAACCTGAGGAACTTGCCCGCACGGAACTTGACGCTCTGAGGGACAAAGACAGACTCACGCCCGATCTCGTCTTCCGCGATCCTTACTTCCTTGATTTTCTCGGGCTCACCGGGGCCTTTCAGGAGAAAGACCTGGAAGCCGCCATACTGCGGGAGATTGAAACGTTCATCCTGGAACTCGGCATCGGGTTCACCTTCGTTGCCCGGCAGAAGCGGATCACCGTCGACGGCGATGACTTTTACATCGACCTTCTCTTCTTCCATCGCCGTCTCCGCCGCCTTGTCGCCGTTGAACTCAAACTGGATACGTTTCGCCCAGAGCACAAGGGGCAGATGGAGTTCTACCTCCGCTGGCTGGATCGGTACGAGCGCCAGCCCGGCGAAGATTGTCCCATCGGGATGATTCTCTGCGCCGGCAAAAAGCAAGAGCAGATCGAACTGCTGGCGCTGGGCAACGCCGGCATCCATGTTGCCGGGTATCTGATGGAACTGCCACCGAGGGAACTTTTGCAGAAAAAACTGCACCGGGCAATTGTCCTGGCCAGAGAGAGGTTCGGGGAAGGGATCGAGAACGATCGCGTCTGA
- a CDS encoding dihydrofolate reductase family protein, producing MDITRPETPDERKRPPVRADDPRPVGVFVDSRGALNGLLHFYRGMEHLKDVVVLVSETTPEGYLAYLREREYPFVVCGADRVDLAAAVRELEERFGFARIVSDSGATLTDALIRCGAADEISLVVTPVVAGAGQQRIFASVDRPVGLALIGATAVRGGRVHLRYTVEKTA from the coding sequence ATGGACATCACCCGGCCCGAGACCCCGGACGAGCGCAAACGCCCGCCGGTGCGTGCCGACGACCCCCGCCCGGTCGGGGTCTTCGTGGACAGTCGGGGAGCCCTGAACGGGCTGCTCCACTTCTACCGGGGGATGGAGCATCTCAAGGACGTCGTGGTGCTCGTCTCGGAGACGACGCCTGAGGGCTACCTCGCCTACCTGCGGGAGCGGGAGTACCCGTTCGTCGTCTGCGGGGCCGATCGGGTGGACCTGGCGGCGGCGGTCCGGGAACTCGAGGAGCGTTTCGGTTTCGCCCGGATCGTCTCGGACAGCGGGGCCACCCTGACCGACGCCCTGATCCGGTGCGGGGCCGCGGACGAGATCAGCCTGGTGGTCACCCCGGTGGTGGCTGGGGCCGGGCAGCAGAGGATCTTCGCGTCGGTGGACCGCCCGGTCGGGCTGGCGCTGATCGGGGCGACGGCGGTGAGGGGCGGGCGGGTGCACCTGCGGTATACGGTGGAGAAAACGGCGTGA
- a CDS encoding RNA-guided endonuclease InsQ/TnpB family protein, whose translation MLKAYRYRLYPTKSQALLLEQTLEMCRWVYNDTLALRKKALEQEQHSISLYETNKILTQWKKERPDLNQVHSQVLQNVQMRVDLAFKAYFRRVKAGENPGYPRFKGKGRYDSITYPQYGFKLDGDRLHLSKIGDVRIVLHRPVEGTIKTLTIRRSSTGKWYACFSVEYDPTPAPQKETTVGIDVGLESFATLSSGEKIENPRFFRTDEKALAKAQRKLSKAEKGTLERKKARKIVAHVHERIANRRLNFAHQISRQLVDRFGTIVFEDLNVKNMQKNHYLAKSIADVAWNMFITITESKAEDAGSRVILVNPRNTSQMCSRCGMIVAKTLSDRVHSCPHCGLVMDRDQNAAINIMRLGLQSQG comes from the coding sequence ATGCTTAAGGCATATCGGTATCGACTCTATCCCACAAAGTCTCAGGCTCTTCTCCTTGAGCAGACGCTTGAGATGTGTCGATGGGTCTATAACGATACGCTCGCATTGCGAAAAAAGGCGTTGGAACAGGAACAGCATTCCATTTCTCTCTATGAAACCAACAAGATCCTGACCCAATGGAAAAAGGAACGACCCGATCTAAACCAGGTTCACTCTCAGGTTCTTCAGAATGTCCAGATGCGCGTTGATCTTGCGTTCAAAGCGTACTTCCGGCGGGTGAAGGCAGGGGAGAACCCGGGATACCCGCGGTTCAAGGGGAAAGGCCGATACGACAGTATCACGTATCCGCAGTATGGATTCAAACTCGATGGCGATCGTCTTCATCTCTCAAAGATCGGAGATGTAAGGATCGTTCTCCACCGTCCGGTCGAAGGGACGATCAAGACCCTTACAATCCGGCGGTCTTCAACCGGAAAGTGGTATGCCTGCTTCTCGGTCGAGTACGATCCCACGCCTGCACCGCAGAAGGAGACCACAGTCGGGATCGATGTCGGGCTTGAGTCTTTTGCCACACTCTCAAGCGGAGAGAAGATCGAAAACCCGCGGTTCTTCCGCACCGACGAGAAGGCCCTTGCGAAGGCACAGAGGAAACTCTCGAAGGCAGAGAAGGGCACTCTAGAACGGAAGAAAGCCCGGAAGATCGTCGCACACGTCCACGAACGGATCGCCAACAGGCGGCTCAATTTTGCTCACCAGATCTCCCGTCAATTAGTGGATCGTTTTGGCACGATTGTGTTTGAGGATCTAAACGTCAAAAATATGCAGAAAAACCACTATCTGGCAAAAAGCATTGCAGATGTCGCCTGGAATATGTTCATCACGATCACAGAGAGCAAAGCGGAGGATGCTGGCTCACGCGTGATCCTGGTGAACCCCAGAAACACGTCTCAAATGTGCTCCAGATGTGGGATGATCGTCGCAAAAACGCTCTCTGATCGTGTACATTCCTGCCCGCATTGTGGGTTGGTGATGGATCGCGACCAGAACGCTGCGATCAACATTATGAGATTGGGGCTGCAATCTCAGGGGTAA
- a CDS encoding HEAT repeat domain-containing protein — MNPAIWALGRVGDARAVKPLVAVMKNGGTESCRGMAAAALLRLGYPGGVAAVKSALGLEETVPGAFVLEEVEGTG, encoded by the coding sequence CTGAACCCCGCCATCTGGGCCCTGGGCAGGGTCGGCGACGCCCGGGCGGTGAAGCCCCTGGTCGCGGTCATGAAGAACGGCGGCACCGAGTCCTGCCGGGGGATGGCGGCGGCGGCGCTCCTGCGACTCGGGTATCCCGGCGGGGTTGCGGCGGTGAAGAGCGCGCTCGGCCTGGAGGAGACGGTCCCCGGGGCGTTCGTCCTCGAAGAGGTGGAAGGGACCGGGTGA
- a CDS encoding IS5 family transposase codes for MSTFTNFAIHHEYASLAALGDRLGEVSGLIDWDAFRPLLADLYTNAEGRGGRPNYDVVLMIRLLVLQQWYGLSDPELERQATDRISFRHFLGYPETIPDRSTVWLFRERLAQTGKDTAIWDEFQRQLEVQGLAIKRGVMQDATFITADPGHAPAGTPRGDQAETRRSRDGTWAKKGSKSQFGYKLHILLDKDSQLIRRIETTTASLHDSRIDLSREGETVYRDKGYFGVKPQASMDKTMHRAVRNHPLSIKENRRNKAISRTRSLVERPFAVIKRVFHAGHLMVTTVARVHVKNIFSCMNFNFRQLLTLKAQAAER; via the coding sequence ATGAGCACGTTTACCAATTTCGCGATCCACCACGAATATGCCAGCCTTGCAGCTCTGGGTGATCGGCTGGGTGAGGTCAGCGGTCTGATCGACTGGGATGCCTTCCGCCCTCTCCTTGCTGACCTCTACACCAACGCCGAGGGGCGAGGCGGCCGTCCGAACTATGACGTCGTTCTGATGATCCGGCTGCTGGTGCTTCAGCAGTGGTATGGCCTGTCTGACCCCGAACTGGAGCGTCAGGCGACCGACCGGATCTCGTTCCGTCACTTCCTGGGATATCCGGAAACCATTCCGGATCGGTCGACGGTCTGGCTGTTCCGGGAACGCTTGGCGCAAACCGGGAAGGATACCGCGATCTGGGATGAGTTCCAGCGGCAACTCGAAGTACAAGGGCTCGCCATCAAACGCGGTGTCATGCAGGACGCGACGTTCATCACCGCCGATCCCGGGCATGCTCCTGCCGGCACGCCCCGGGGAGATCAGGCAGAGACGCGGCGCAGCCGCGACGGCACCTGGGCCAAGAAGGGCTCGAAGTCACAGTTCGGGTACAAACTTCACATCCTGCTCGACAAGGACAGTCAGCTGATCCGCCGGATTGAGACCACCACGGCGTCACTCCATGACAGCAGGATCGATCTCTCCCGGGAAGGTGAGACGGTCTATCGCGATAAAGGCTATTTTGGGGTGAAACCGCAGGCATCTATGGACAAGACCATGCACCGGGCCGTTCGCAACCATCCCCTCTCCATCAAGGAGAACCGGCGGAACAAGGCCATCAGCAGAACACGATCGCTGGTGGAACGACCGTTTGCCGTGATCAAGCGGGTGTTCCATGCAGGCCACCTCATGGTCACGACGGTTGCCAGAGTGCACGTCAAGAACATCTTCTCCTGCATGAATTTCAACTTCAGGCAACTTCTTACCCTCAAAGCGCAAGCTGCCGAGCGATAG
- a CDS encoding DUF1616 domain-containing protein, producing MSEDKPVIVEALEPGAVPKDLVAIALWTVATVLCVYLPVLNTSVLRVVFGLPMVLFIPGYALIAALFPAKDDLDGIERVALSFGLSIAVVPLIGLALNYTPWGIRLDPILTALVIFTFAMLAAAHWRRVILPPEKRFFVPFASMAAEARSELFPAESSRLDRALSVVLVLAVAAAIVTTVYVIVVPKEGEHFTEFYILGSGGKAADYPTDFFAGTEQSLIIGVGNHEYRNVTYTVEVLLTDQTFDTATNTSTVNKMERIGKFSLEIPHNTTVEEPYSFSIERTDMNRLQFLLFNETVPSDNVWGEDRIEASYRDLHLWVRVRPPVR from the coding sequence ATGAGCGAAGACAAGCCCGTGATCGTTGAGGCCCTCGAACCCGGGGCCGTGCCAAAGGACCTCGTCGCCATCGCCCTCTGGACGGTGGCGACAGTGCTCTGCGTCTATCTCCCGGTGTTGAACACCAGCGTCCTGCGGGTGGTCTTCGGCCTGCCCATGGTCCTTTTCATTCCAGGCTACGCCCTGATCGCCGCCCTTTTCCCGGCAAAAGACGACCTCGACGGTATCGAGCGGGTCGCCCTCTCCTTCGGACTATCGATCGCCGTCGTCCCCCTGATCGGGCTTGCCCTCAACTACACGCCCTGGGGGATCAGGCTCGATCCGATCCTCACCGCTCTTGTGATCTTCACCTTTGCAATGCTCGCCGCCGCACACTGGCGGCGGGTCATACTCCCGCCGGAAAAGCGTTTTTTCGTTCCGTTCGCCAGCATGGCGGCAGAGGCGCGATCAGAACTCTTCCCGGCGGAGAGTTCAAGGCTCGACCGGGCGCTCTCGGTCGTCCTGGTCCTCGCCGTCGCGGCCGCGATCGTGACGACCGTCTACGTGATCGTCGTCCCGAAAGAGGGCGAGCACTTCACCGAGTTCTACATCCTGGGATCAGGCGGGAAGGCCGCCGACTACCCGACCGACTTTTTTGCCGGGACCGAGCAGTCCCTGATCATCGGCGTCGGCAACCACGAGTACAGGAACGTCACCTACACCGTCGAGGTGCTGCTCACCGACCAGACCTTCGATACGGCGACAAACACCTCCACGGTGAACAAAATGGAGCGTATCGGGAAGTTCTCCCTGGAGATCCCCCACAACACCACGGTCGAAGAGCCCTACTCCTTCTCCATCGAGAGGACCGACATGAACCGGCTCCAGTTCCTCCTTTTCAACGAAACCGTCCCCTCAGACAACGTCTGGGGCGAGGATAGGATCGAGGCGAGCTACCGGGACCTCCACCTCTGGGTCCGGGTCAGGCCGCCTGTTCGATAA
- a CDS encoding DUF58 domain-containing protein, with translation MKPSPAAEGGAVLAVALAAYALVFDDLAGLLAAGTVLFFLVFRGAVFLHGISRLASTISVERAVGKRIVRQGSLLAVETNVSYDPGTALAVEIEDLIPAVAVAASEQKSRVVGPGRVALRHSFRVMAAGDTSFSGIGLVAKDPFFSATLSLRKPALKNPALRVTPQVLPLSGRGKGHGPGDEEGGSLRLLRGQETRGYREYITGDSLDLVDWKLSAKYGEMYVREAEGLSGGRPFIVVDLPDRHDAPERDVFDRYALAVNGAVQGSFTKFGSCPLLILSGGDIVTYIPPGAGEKELFQTLAGIRPVERSVHLYRYIDPAMARARIRALKREGADPGGFGESLSRTLSAFGGDGVPVIFRQQVARAMRSSGAASVLLYTTALGDLSHIVQVVQEAQRQGMPVTVRASGPSGAGAVGRMLAAHEAATVEEV, from the coding sequence GTGAAGCCCAGCCCTGCGGCTGAAGGCGGGGCCGTCCTTGCCGTCGCCCTCGCTGCGTATGCCCTCGTCTTCGATGACCTCGCAGGGCTTCTGGCCGCTGGAACGGTTCTTTTTTTCCTCGTTTTCAGAGGAGCAGTCTTTCTCCATGGCATCTCCCGCCTTGCCTCCACCATTTCGGTTGAACGGGCTGTCGGCAAGCGTATCGTCCGTCAGGGCTCGCTGCTCGCGGTGGAGACGAATGTCTCCTACGACCCCGGGACCGCTCTTGCGGTGGAGATAGAAGACCTGATCCCGGCAGTGGCGGTGGCTGCAAGCGAGCAGAAGTCCCGGGTGGTCGGGCCCGGCCGTGTCGCCCTCAGGCACTCGTTCAGGGTCATGGCCGCCGGCGACACCTCCTTTAGCGGGATCGGGCTTGTTGCAAAGGATCCCTTCTTCTCGGCCACGCTCTCCCTGCGAAAGCCCGCCCTGAAAAACCCGGCCCTCCGCGTCACTCCGCAGGTCCTCCCGCTCTCCGGCAGGGGGAAGGGCCACGGCCCGGGCGACGAGGAGGGCGGGTCCCTGCGCCTTCTCAGGGGTCAGGAAACGCGCGGCTACCGGGAGTATATCACCGGCGACAGCCTTGACCTGGTGGACTGGAAGCTCTCTGCGAAGTACGGGGAGATGTACGTCAGGGAGGCCGAGGGGCTCTCCGGGGGGAGGCCATTTATCGTCGTGGACCTGCCCGACCGGCACGATGCCCCGGAGAGGGACGTCTTCGACCGCTATGCCCTGGCGGTGAACGGTGCGGTGCAGGGATCGTTCACGAAGTTCGGTTCCTGTCCCCTCCTGATCCTTTCCGGGGGCGATATCGTCACATATATCCCGCCGGGCGCCGGCGAGAAAGAACTCTTCCAGACCCTTGCCGGGATCCGCCCGGTCGAACGCTCGGTTCACCTCTACAGGTATATCGATCCGGCGATGGCGAGAGCCCGGATCCGCGCCCTCAAACGGGAGGGTGCGGATCCCGGCGGGTTCGGCGAGTCTCTCTCCAGGACGCTATCCGCATTCGGCGGGGACGGTGTTCCCGTCATCTTCAGGCAGCAGGTGGCGCGGGCGATGCGCTCCTCCGGTGCCGCATCGGTCCTGCTGTACACGACGGCGCTGGGCGACCTGAGCCATATCGTCCAGGTCGTCCAGGAGGCGCAGCGGCAGGGGATGCCGGTCACCGTCCGCGCCTCCGGGCCCTCGGGCGCCGGAGCAGTCGGGCGGATGCTGGCAGCCCACGAGGCTGCAACGGTGGAGGAGGTCTAG
- a CDS encoding AAA family ATPase encodes MDATDLDVSYIADAYHEVLETTQRFVVGNRALIDLIFTGVLSDGAVLIEGVPGTAKTTVSKIMAKLLSYSFKRIQGAVDVQPADIIGVRIYVARENQFILQKGPIFSNFVLVDEINRLTPKTQSALLESMSEHQATIDGNTYPLPKPFFVIATQNPYEFEGTFSLVEAQRDRFMYSIPLEHLNVEDELEIIRRDNGGGLSWTDFEESLPALLSPEDIGEMMGVVRQVHVDEAVLRYIADLVAATRSHGDVRLGASSRASLALLRGAKVRAAMDGRPYVLPDDVKTLAMPVLRHRLLMERDAIIGQISVNTVIEEILNSVEVS; translated from the coding sequence ATGGATGCGACAGACCTCGATGTAAGTTATATTGCCGATGCCTATCATGAGGTGCTGGAGACCACGCAACGGTTTGTGGTCGGGAACAGGGCCCTTATAGACCTTATCTTCACCGGCGTCCTCTCCGACGGTGCGGTGCTCATCGAGGGCGTGCCCGGAACGGCGAAGACCACGGTCTCGAAGATCATGGCGAAACTCCTCTCCTACTCCTTCAAGCGGATCCAGGGTGCGGTGGATGTCCAGCCCGCCGACATCATCGGTGTCCGCATCTATGTCGCCCGTGAAAATCAGTTCATCCTCCAGAAGGGGCCGATCTTCTCGAACTTCGTCCTTGTGGACGAGATCAACCGGCTGACCCCGAAGACCCAGTCGGCCCTCCTGGAGTCGATGAGCGAGCACCAGGCGACGATCGACGGGAACACCTACCCGCTCCCGAAACCCTTCTTCGTGATCGCCACCCAGAACCCCTACGAGTTCGAGGGGACGTTCTCCCTGGTGGAGGCCCAGCGCGACCGTTTTATGTACAGCATCCCGCTTGAACATCTCAATGTCGAGGACGAACTCGAGATCATCAGGCGCGACAACGGCGGCGGGCTGAGCTGGACTGACTTTGAGGAGTCCCTCCCTGCCCTGCTGAGCCCGGAGGATATCGGGGAGATGATGGGCGTCGTCCGTCAGGTCCATGTCGATGAGGCGGTGCTCAGGTATATTGCTGACCTCGTTGCGGCGACGCGGTCCCATGGGGACGTCCGTCTCGGGGCGAGCTCCCGCGCCTCGCTCGCCCTCCTGCGGGGCGCAAAGGTCAGGGCCGCGATGGACGGCCGGCCGTATGTCCTCCCCGACGACGTCAAGACGCTTGCCATGCCCGTGCTCCGCCACCGCCTCCTGATGGAGCGTGATGCGATCATCGGGCAGATCTCGGTGAACACGGTCATCGAGGAGATCCTGAACTCCGTCGAGGTGTCCTGA
- a CDS encoding DUF4350 domain-containing protein — MQGRFVAAAVVFLVLALAAGVHLFTTYDDYSRHNIQWNGTSSFFSFLEERGAHEVWRPADLGGYNDAVLIIIAPQGSPGAEQIAAYRAFLARNNTIVLCDDFGSGNEFLAAVGSGISILPGNLTSVDRDYADGAAVKGYRAGNHTLVENVSTVLFNRPAALKGGTPLLQTSLLSWVDRNSNGRIDGDEVVSRYPVCALEQVGGGEVIVIGDPGIFLNAMSGFSSENRQFIEALISLRPVLLVDQGWSRTASAGAPTAAVRLAKEYPLLQIAVAGLFIGAAAYFFRKRIIR; from the coding sequence ATGCAGGGCCGGTTCGTCGCCGCGGCCGTCGTGTTCCTCGTTCTCGCCCTCGCCGCGGGCGTCCATCTCTTCACTACCTATGACGACTATAGCCGCCACAACATCCAGTGGAACGGCACCTCCTCGTTCTTCTCCTTCCTGGAGGAGCGTGGTGCACACGAGGTCTGGAGGCCGGCGGATCTGGGCGGTTACAACGACGCCGTCCTCATCATCATCGCCCCGCAGGGTTCTCCGGGCGCAGAACAGATCGCCGCATACCGGGCATTCCTGGCGCGGAACAACACCATTGTTCTCTGCGATGATTTCGGGAGCGGCAACGAGTTCCTCGCCGCGGTCGGGTCGGGCATCTCCATCCTGCCCGGCAACCTCACCTCGGTCGACCGGGACTATGCCGACGGTGCGGCGGTGAAGGGCTACCGTGCCGGCAACCACACCCTCGTCGAAAATGTCTCTACTGTCCTCTTCAACCGTCCGGCGGCGTTGAAAGGTGGTACGCCGCTTCTTCAGACCTCCCTTCTCTCATGGGTGGACAGAAACTCGAACGGACGGATCGACGGCGACGAGGTGGTGAGCAGGTACCCGGTCTGCGCCCTCGAACAGGTCGGCGGCGGCGAGGTGATCGTCATCGGCGACCCCGGCATCTTCCTCAATGCGATGTCCGGGTTCTCCAGCGAGAACCGGCAGTTCATCGAGGCCCTCATCTCCCTGCGCCCGGTGCTGCTCGTCGACCAGGGCTGGAGCCGCACGGCCTCGGCCGGAGCGCCGACCGCCGCCGTCCGCCTGGCAAAGGAGTATCCCCTCCTTCAGATTGCCGTTGCCGGACTCTTTATCGGTGCGGCTGCATATTTTTTTAGAAAGAGGATCATTAGGTAG
- a CDS encoding ABC transporter substrate-binding protein: MKATFAVVLCLLLAVPSVAAIPCDADGNDRLSEGEMVGAIFSYLDVTYRNGTGTAPSPADLQDASFIYHHWGGAPGECTDAAGRTLVFERPIRAVAVMSPQTLETIRAIGYPMRYVRGAEHSILMDRQFFPDLVGCRAVGSLDDPDAAALASLFPDVVFAPVGPEGDAVADAASALGIPVLRFSCASPASVRDEALAIGSLLGCQDGAEDLCRFLDEQDEAVRSCLDGLSADQVQAVYVESFPAYIACGSGTPAGDLVLLGGGSPVPAGSGTFGVDDGVVIAAAPAVVIKLVGEDPSRFGGFGDRLPLRFIEVRNAIGNRPGWSALPAEREERVYLIHASLVEGPRYVVGLHYSARWLHPDRCAGLDPAAVHEEYLSRFCGLSGVSGTFVYPGDA; this comes from the coding sequence ATGAAGGCCACTTTTGCTGTCGTCCTCTGCCTGCTCCTTGCGGTGCCCTCTGTGGCGGCGATACCATGCGACGCCGATGGCAACGACAGGCTCTCCGAGGGCGAGATGGTCGGGGCGATCTTCTCATACCTCGACGTCACCTACCGGAACGGCACTGGAACTGCGCCGTCGCCTGCCGATCTCCAGGATGCCTCCTTTATCTACCATCACTGGGGCGGCGCCCCCGGAGAGTGCACCGATGCAGCGGGGCGCACGCTCGTTTTCGAACGGCCGATCCGGGCTGTGGCCGTCATGTCCCCGCAGACTCTGGAGACGATCCGTGCGATCGGCTATCCGATGAGATATGTGCGGGGCGCTGAACATTCGATCCTCATGGACCGGCAGTTCTTCCCTGATCTCGTCGGGTGCAGGGCGGTCGGGAGCCTTGACGACCCCGACGCCGCCGCCCTCGCCTCCCTCTTCCCGGACGTTGTTTTTGCTCCGGTCGGCCCTGAAGGGGACGCTGTCGCGGATGCCGCCTCCGCTCTCGGCATTCCGGTGCTCAGGTTCTCCTGCGCCTCCCCGGCCTCCGTCCGCGACGAGGCCCTCGCGATAGGCTCCCTCCTCGGCTGCCAGGACGGCGCCGAAGACCTCTGCCGCTTCCTCGACGAACAGGATGAGGCGGTGCGCTCCTGCCTCGACGGTTTGTCGGCCGACCAGGTCCAGGCCGTCTACGTGGAATCATTCCCGGCGTATATCGCCTGCGGCTCCGGAACGCCTGCCGGCGACCTCGTCCTTCTCGGCGGGGGTAGCCCGGTCCCTGCCGGCTCCGGAACGTTCGGGGTCGACGACGGGGTGGTCATCGCCGCCGCCCCCGCCGTCGTCATCAAACTGGTCGGGGAGGACCCCTCCAGATTCGGGGGCTTCGGCGACCGTCTCCCCCTCAGGTTCATCGAGGTCAGGAACGCCATCGGCAATCGCCCTGGCTGGAGTGCCCTCCCTGCCGAGCGAGAGGAAAGGGTCTACCTGATCCACGCCAGCCTCGTCGAGGGGCCGCGGTACGTCGTCGGGCTGCACTATAGTGCACGCTGGCTCCACCCTGACCGCTGCGCAGGGCTGGACCCGGCGGCCGTGCATGAGGAGTATCTCTCGCGGTTCTGCGGGCTCTCCGGCGTCTCAGGAACCTTCGTCTATCCGGGTGATGCCTGA